The DNA segment TATGGTAACTAGCGTTATCAAGAATAATCACTATTTTAGCCGAACCATTATTAAAATCTTCTGACTTATTTCCTGCTGCTATCCATTCTTCTTTCAAAAAATGATTGAGAGATTTCAACTGTTCATAAAAGACATCTGCATTTCCCCGTTTAATAACAAAATTTATTCTTTTCTTGTCATGATAACGCAGCCCTCCCATAATATTCACTCTTCCTCTTCTTCTTTGTCCTGTCACCTTTTTTCTGTTACCTTTTCTTCCCCATGTTTTTCTTCTTATCACTCTTAAACTAAATCCACTCTCGTCCCAAAACCATACCTGTAAACGCTCTGGAGTTGATTCTGTTATTTTTAAATATTCGGCTAATTTTTCTTTAAATAATTTACGCTTCTCTGGATCTTGTTTGTCCTCCAGGCTATACTTTGCCCAAAGGTAAACGTACTTTTTTCTCTCTAAAATCCTCCTCACTTGCGAGCTACTTAACTTTATTCCTGTCTCTAATTCTAAATATGTCGCTAGTCTTGCTGATGTCCATCTCCCGAATTCATATCCACATTCATCAGGGGTTTTCTCAATTACTTCCAATAACAAATTTTCGTATTCTTTAGTCGCTTTCCGGAAGTTACCTTCTCTTCTTCCGTCTAAAAAACTTTCTATGTTATCCGGATCACCATGCACTGCCCAATATGCTACTGTTGTATATGCAATGTCTAAAAACTTACTAATCTCTTGGTAAGTTTTCCCATCATTCATCAACAATAATATCAGTATTTTCTCTCTTACATAAGGATTATCTTGCTCTTTTAACTGTTTTAATAGCCTCTCTCTTTGTTCTTGAGATAGATAGTTTTTTGCTGGCATACTTTACAGGCGATCGCTTAGTTACTTAATGTCATATTATACAATCTAGCTGCACGACAGCTTATCTGTAAACCCGCCCCTACCGGATATGGGGAGTTTTTTCCTCTCATATCATTGATTATCAGGTTGCGATAAATTTCCTTCTTTCCTTCTTTCCTTCTTTCCTTTGTGTCCTTCTCCCAAGGGGAGACGCTACGCGAATGCGTCCTTTGTGGTTCGTTCCTCATACAGAATGATATTAATTCCCAAAGCAGGTAAATTATGACGAGAGTAGCAATTAATGGATTAGGTAGAATTGGTAGAGCAGTTTTAAAAATTGTCCTGAATACTAGCCAATTAGAATTAGTCGCTGTAAATGAGATAATTCCACCAGATAATTTAGCTTATTTGTTAAAATATGATACTGT comes from the Nodularia sp. NIES-3585 genome and includes:
- a CDS encoding IS630 family transposase, encoding MPAKNYLSQEQRERLLKQLKEQDNPYVREKILILLLMNDGKTYQEISKFLDIAYTTVAYWAVHGDPDNIESFLDGRREGNFRKATKEYENLLLEVIEKTPDECGYEFGRWTSARLATYLELETGIKLSSSQVRRILERKKYVYLWAKYSLEDKQDPEKRKLFKEKLAEYLKITESTPERLQVWFWDESGFSLRVIRRKTWGRKGNRKKVTGQRRRGRVNIMGGLRYHDKKRINFVIKRGNADVFYEQLKSLNHFLKEEWIAAGNKSEDFNNGSAKIVIILDNASYHKRKDILYLIQVEMPNIILEFLPPYSPDFNLIELVWHSAKEYIAHRLFESVEQLEELLNKLLNEGGLIIKWERKVKNKGNAVYSI